The genomic region TATACATATTTAATTGTTTCCATTTTCAACCTGCCTGCCTGTAGAATCCAATCATCTGGAATTATAGCAGATTTTCCCCGAATGAGGATACGCTTAACGCTCATAAACAAAACGCTAATTCAAACATCTTAGTTCTGCGTATTGTACAGTACCGCCCACCACCGCTACCAGCTGGCGGAGTTTTCAAAAATTATCTCTTCACCTGCATCATCCTGGTCGCCGTTACCGCAGGTAAAACTTGAGTTTTACCTCTTGATAATGCTTCAATGTAGTTATCTCAATAATAAAGGAGCAGTAGATGGATTTTTTAGAGTTGGTTGAGAAGCGGTATAGTGTACGGGCTTATAAATCCAATCCGGTAGTAGATGAAAAGTTACAGAAGGTTCTGGAGGCGGCACGTCTGGCGCCAACCGCCTCTAACCGGCAGCCGTTCCGGTTGATTGTGGTTCATACCGCTGGTAGAGAAGCAGATCTCAGCCGCATCTATTCCCGTCCCTGGTTCGTGCAGGCGCCGATAATAATCTGCGCCTGCGGTGTTGCTGAACCGGCCTGGGTCAGGCGGGACGGCCGGAGATATTGCGATGTGGATGTGGCCATAGCCATGGACCACCTGATTCTGGCGGCCACAGACCTCGGGCTCGGCACCTGCTGGGTCGGGGCATTTGATTCGGCAGCCGCCCGGGAGATTATGGGACTCCCTGATGAGGTTGAACCGATTGCATTTACTCCTCTGGGTTATCCGGATGACCAGCCGAAAGAGAAAAAGCGCCAGTCAATTACCGAACTGGTACGCTATGAGCACTGGTAGAAACGGTATGGGCAGGGCGCATCAATAGAGAGTGTTCTAATTGTTATGTAACCTTGTAGCGTTTCTCCATGGCGTATATCTCGGGAAGCCCCAGCATATCGAGCGCCTCATCCAGATTACCGAGCATCTCGGGGGGAACAACGCCGTTCTCTTTCAGCTCCCGGAATGCCCTCTTGACCGCGCCATAGACCACCAGGTTGGTGCCGCCGGTGATCATGATTTTGAATCCCAGCCTGGCAGCCTCCTCAGTGGTGACTGCCAGGTGTTGACCGCCGTTGAAGAGCCGGGGCAGGTCACGCAACTCGCGGGCGTAAATTTCCAGGTCTTCTCTGGACTTGACCCCGTCAACAAAGACAGCATCGGCGCCAGCCTCGTGGTAAGCGCGGCAGCGCCGGATGGTATCTTCCCAGCCATTTATCGCCAGGGCGTCACAGCGGGCGATGATAACAAATTCCTTGTTACGGCGCGCATCCAGGGCTGCCTTCAGCTTCGGTATGTAGTCTTCCATGGGGATTACCTGCTTACCGGCGAAAAAGCCGCACTTCTTGGGGAAGACCTGGTCCTCGATGTGAATAGCCGCTGCCCCCGCCGCCTCATACTCGCGTACCGTGCGCCAGACGTTGATTGGATTACCGTAACCGGTATCAGCATCACAGATGACCGGAACATCTACCGCATTCACAATATAGCGGGCATTCTGTACTATTTCGGTCTGCGTAATCAGTCCGACATCAGGGAAGCCCCGCTCTGCGGCAGTGCCCC from Dehalococcoidales bacterium harbors:
- a CDS encoding nitroreductase family protein — translated: MDFLELVEKRYSVRAYKSNPVVDEKLQKVLEAARLAPTASNRQPFRLIVVHTAGREADLSRIYSRPWFVQAPIIICACGVAEPAWVRRDGRRYCDVDVAIAMDHLILAATDLGLGTCWVGAFDSAAAREIMGLPDEVEPIAFTPLGYPDDQPKEKKRQSITELVRYEHW
- a CDS encoding isocitrate lyase/PEP mutase family protein, encoding MDNSAKLREMMDRQMVVAPFCLNAYHGKIAQLVGFGAVYMTGWGTAAERGFPDVGLITQTEIVQNARYIVNAVDVPVICDADTGYGNPINVWRTVREYEAAGAAAIHIEDQVFPKKCGFFAGKQVIPMEDYIPKLKAALDARRNKEFVIIARCDALAINGWEDTIRRCRAYHEAGADAVFVDGVKSREDLEIYARELRDLPRLFNGGQHLAVTTEEAARLGFKIMITGGTNLVVYGAVKRAFRELKENGVVPPEMLGNLDEALDMLGLPEIYAMEKRYKVT